The DNA window CTGTCGGAGTAAAATCAAAATCCGAAAGTGCATAGAAAGTAAGAAGCATCTGTACCAATGCAATTCCAAGCGCCAAATATTTGCTGGAATTACCCTTCCATGCAAAAACTAATCCCGAACCTACTAGAGGTAATAGTAATAATGTTAATAATAAACAAGACATTATTATTGTAATAAAAAGTTAACAATTAATATAATTCCCACTGCTAAAGACATGATAAGAATATACGTCTCTACATTTCCGTTTTGAACACGCTTCATAGCTTTTCCGCTGTCTTCAGCACCATCACCTACAAAGTTTACAAAACGGTCTAAGATCCCCTTATCAAACATCTTTCCTCCGCGTCCTAATCCTTCAACAGTTTTTACAATCAATGCGTTGTAAAGTTCGTCAACGTATAATTTCTTAGCAGAAAGCTTTTCCCATCCGGTATAGCTTTCTTCTGCAATAGCCATTTTTTTCTTTTTCACGTAGGTATTTCTAACGATAAACCATACAGAGAAGAACATCAGTACTGTTGCTGCTAATAAGATCATTTCAGTATTGAAATCTACTCCTGAAAGAGTAGCTTCCATCTGGTTGTAGCTTTGTTCCGTAAGAACAGGCTTTAACCATTCCATCAGTTTGGCATAATGCCCATGACCGATGAAGTGTGGCAGGTTGATGAAACCTCCGATTACAGAAAGGATAGCCAATACGATCAATGGTAATGTCATATTAGACGGGCTTTCATGTAAGTGGTGTTTTTGTTCTTCAGTACCTCTGAATTCTCCGTGGAATGTCAAATAGTACAGTCTGAACATATACGTTGCAGTGATTGCCGCTAAAACAAATAAGATTACCCAGTACATTGGATTTTTAGCGAAAGCTGCTACTAAAATTTCGTCTTTGGATATCATCCCTGATAATAAAGGGAAACCCGAGATGGCTAATGTTCCGATCAGGAAGGTAGCGTGGGTAAGAGGAATATATTTTTTAAGACCTCCCATGAAACGCATATCCTGCTCGTTGCTCATTGCATGGATTACAGAACCAGCTCCTAAGAACAATAACGCTTTAAAGAAAGCATGTGTCATTACGTGGAACATTGCTGTTGTATAAGCACCAAGACCTAAAGCGATAAACATAAATCCAAGTTGTGAAACTG is part of the Chryseobacterium lactis genome and encodes:
- the nuoL gene encoding NADH-quinone oxidoreductase subunit L yields the protein MENLVYAIVLLPLLGFLINGLFGKNLPKILVGSLATAAVFGSFCIAVSLFMNFNSESQPVIVKAFEWFRVNGIQINFGFQIDQLSLMMIMIITGIGSLIHLYSIGYMSHDKGFYKFFTYLNLFIFSMLLLVMGSNYLILFIGWEGVGLCSYLLIGFWYTNEEYGKAARKAFIMNRIGDLALLIGIFMIASQTNAVDYLSVAENASKFELDGTVIIFITASLFIGATGKSAQVPLYTWLPDAMAGPTPVSALIHAATMVTAGVYLVVRSNFLFTLAPTVQGGILLIGFLTAALAGFYALRQNDIKKVLAYSTVSQLGFMFIALGLGAYTTAMFHVMTHAFFKALLFLGAGSVIHAMSNEQDMRFMGGLKKYIPLTHATFLIGTLAISGFPLLSGMISKDEILVAAFAKNPMYWVILFVLAAITATYMFRLYYLTFHGEFRGTEEQKHHLHESPSNMTLPLIVLAILSVIGGFINLPHFIGHGHYAKLMEWLKPVLTEQSYNQMEATLSGVDFNTEMILLAATVLMFFSVWFIVRNTYVKKKKMAIAEESYTGWEKLSAKKLYVDELYNALIVKTVEGLGRGGKMFDKGILDRFVNFVGDGAEDSGKAMKRVQNGNVETYILIMSLAVGIILIVNFLLQ